In Deltaproteobacteria bacterium, one DNA window encodes the following:
- a CDS encoding PAS domain S-box protein, whose translation MVVWDCNPRARVRFTKEVLVADVGRGKCFEVSDKLSQLECIVENARQGIAVIQDRMIRFANPWLSRKSGYSPGELLQLDILDLVHPDDRSLVLRQHQGRLADRLVPERYEFRGLTKEGLGIWLEVSGTVIDWDGRPATLNFFTEITERKQAEEALLASERKWHHVIEDAPQIGVTIDPQGRILFANRHLLELTGWTAGEVLGRDWFEIFVPEDIRDRIQNVFRQVMARKHTHGFSRYENDIVTRAGERLIISWANVLTLDAGGFPQDVTCLGIDLTERTRATDRLQSSEERYRRLVETSKDAIFVVDENWQFVDVNAEACWATGRSRKELLTLGIEDVDVNFQKDAAAEFWRDREDSEAVLFESVHRRADGTTYPVEVNAVSFALDGRRFFFGQARDISSRLEAEVQSRRILDTAFDGFWLVGMDGRILRVNRAASDMLGYEMEELCRLQVWDVDHADNRDGFEGRMRAVEESGGLCFETRHRRKDGGLVDVQVSARWMDHDGGKAVCFLHDITEAKRLAERMRLLAEMVDLAPCSITVHDYDGRFLYANERTFDMHGYGRDEFMAVNLHELDVPESEEKLAERFRKIEETGEDTFEVGHFRKDGSVFRLEVTAKKVLWGDTPAVLSVAADITDRKRAEEAIQQAREKAEKANRSKSVFLANMSHDLRTPLNGILGMLQLLQTTRVDREQEEYLQAAAQASGKLTQLLSDILDISKAEAGRIEIQSEPLDLEELIDQVCGLFRIGAEEKGIDLRRYLHPGVPRQVMGDGARLQQVLNNLVGNALKFTGQGSIAIEVYPLPTVTSGTCRVLFSVIDTGIGIPDDKIDFLFKPFTQLGEGYQRQFQGVGLGLSICKRLVELMDGHISLESQAGEGTTIHFCVTFGQVEPTIGPSPVRGTDSTATGPHLRILLAEDEPVNRLAASMLLEKSGHTVATVEDGRQALEALKEGTFDLVLMDIQMPVMDGVEATRAIRAGLAGARNVEMPVVAMTAYAMSGDRESFMAAGITEYLAKPVTREAMDRMLDKLFGQGAEG comes from the coding sequence ATGGTAGTGTGGGATTGCAACCCCCGAGCGCGGGTCCGTTTCACCAAGGAGGTCCTCGTGGCGGATGTTGGACGAGGCAAGTGTTTCGAAGTCTCCGACAAGCTTTCGCAGCTCGAGTGCATTGTCGAGAACGCCCGCCAGGGCATCGCCGTCATCCAGGACCGGATGATCCGGTTTGCCAATCCCTGGTTGTCTAGAAAATCGGGATATTCGCCCGGCGAACTCCTTCAGCTCGACATTCTTGATCTGGTCCACCCCGACGATAGATCCCTGGTATTGAGACAGCACCAAGGGCGTCTCGCGGATCGCCTGGTTCCGGAACGCTACGAATTTCGGGGCTTGACCAAAGAGGGACTCGGGATCTGGCTGGAGGTCTCCGGAACGGTCATCGACTGGGACGGACGCCCGGCAACCTTGAATTTCTTCACCGAAATAACCGAACGAAAACAGGCCGAGGAGGCCCTGCTCGCATCTGAGCGCAAATGGCACCATGTGATCGAGGACGCCCCCCAGATCGGGGTGACCATCGATCCCCAGGGAAGAATTCTGTTCGCCAACCGGCACCTGCTCGAACTGACCGGCTGGACGGCAGGGGAGGTTCTGGGCCGGGACTGGTTCGAGATTTTCGTCCCCGAGGACATTCGCGACCGGATCCAAAACGTCTTTCGGCAGGTCATGGCCCGGAAGCATACCCACGGGTTCTCCAGGTACGAAAATGACATCGTGACCCGGGCAGGAGAGCGGTTGATCATTTCCTGGGCCAATGTCCTGACCTTGGACGCCGGAGGTTTTCCCCAGGATGTGACCTGTCTGGGCATCGATTTGACGGAGCGGACTCGGGCCACGGATCGGCTGCAGTCCAGCGAGGAGCGCTACCGGCGGCTGGTGGAGACGTCCAAGGACGCCATCTTCGTGGTTGATGAGAATTGGCAGTTCGTGGACGTCAACGCCGAGGCCTGCTGGGCCACGGGCAGGTCCCGGAAAGAGCTTCTGACCCTCGGCATCGAGGACGTAGACGTCAATTTTCAGAAGGATGCCGCAGCCGAGTTTTGGCGGGATCGCGAGGACAGCGAGGCTGTGCTTTTTGAGTCGGTCCATCGTCGGGCGGACGGCACGACGTATCCTGTGGAGGTCAACGCCGTCTCTTTCGCTCTTGACGGCCGCCGCTTCTTTTTTGGCCAGGCCCGGGATATTTCCTCTCGCCTGGAGGCCGAGGTCCAGTCCCGGAGAATTTTGGACACGGCCTTTGACGGGTTCTGGCTGGTGGGAATGGACGGCCGGATACTGCGGGTCAACAGGGCCGCGTCGGACATGCTCGGCTATGAGATGGAGGAGTTGTGCCGTCTGCAGGTCTGGGACGTGGACCATGCAGACAACCGAGATGGCTTCGAGGGTCGAATGCGGGCCGTGGAGGAAAGCGGGGGCCTGTGTTTCGAGACCAGACACCGCCGCAAGGACGGTGGTCTGGTTGATGTCCAGGTCAGCGCCAGGTGGATGGATCACGACGGGGGCAAGGCTGTCTGTTTTCTCCACGACATCACCGAGGCCAAACGTTTGGCCGAGCGGATGCGCCTGCTGGCCGAGATGGTCGATCTGGCCCCATGTTCAATCACCGTTCACGACTACGATGGCCGGTTCCTGTACGCCAACGAGCGCACGTTCGACATGCACGGATATGGACGGGACGAGTTCATGGCCGTCAACCTGCACGAGCTGGACGTGCCCGAAAGCGAGGAAAAACTGGCCGAGCGGTTCCGGAAGATCGAAGAAACAGGCGAGGACACCTTCGAAGTCGGCCACTTCCGCAAGGACGGCAGTGTCTTTCGTCTGGAGGTGACGGCCAAGAAGGTCCTTTGGGGCGATACTCCGGCCGTGCTCAGCGTGGCAGCGGACATTACAGATCGAAAAAGGGCCGAGGAGGCCATCCAGCAGGCCAGGGAAAAGGCCGAGAAGGCCAATCGGTCCAAGTCGGTGTTTCTGGCCAACATGAGCCACGATCTGCGGACCCCGCTGAACGGCATCCTCGGCATGCTTCAACTCCTGCAGACGACGCGGGTGGACCGGGAGCAGGAGGAGTATCTTCAGGCCGCCGCCCAGGCCTCAGGCAAATTGACCCAACTGCTTTCCGATATTCTGGACATCTCCAAGGCCGAGGCCGGCAGGATAGAGATCCAGTCCGAGCCCCTCGATCTGGAAGAACTGATAGACCAGGTCTGCGGTCTTTTCCGGATCGGAGCCGAGGAAAAGGGGATCGATCTCCGGCGATACCTTCATCCCGGGGTTCCCAGGCAGGTCATGGGCGACGGGGCCCGGCTCCAGCAGGTCCTGAACAACCTTGTCGGCAATGCCTTGAAGTTCACCGGCCAGGGATCCATCGCCATTGAGGTCTACCCACTACCCACAGTCACGTCCGGAACCTGCCGGGTCCTGTTCTCGGTAATAGATACGGGCATCGGCATCCCCGACGACAAGATCGATTTCCTGTTCAAGCCCTTCACCCAGCTCGGTGAGGGATACCAGCGGCAGTTTCAGGGGGTCGGTCTGGGCCTTTCCATCTGCAAGCGACTGGTGGAACTCATGGATGGGCATATCTCACTGGAAAGCCAGGCCGGGGAGGGCACGACCATTCATTTCTGTGTGACCTTCGGCCAAGTCGAGCCGACGATTGGCCCGAGTCCGGTTCGAGGGACAGATTCGACCGCGACGGGGCCCCATTTGCGTATTCTCCTGGCCGAGGACGAACCGGTCAACCGTCTGGCCGCGTCGATGCTCCTGGAGAAGTCGGGTCACACCGTGGCCACGGTGGAGGATGGCCGCCAGGCCTTGGAGGCCCTGAAGGAAGGGACATTTGATCTGGTGCTCATGGATATACAGATGCCGGTCATGGACGGGGTCGAGGCAACCAGGGCCATCCGGGCCGGATTGGCCGGGGCCCGGAATGTCGAAATGCCGGTGGTGGCCATGACCGCCTACGCCATGTCCGGGGATAGGGAGTCTTTCATGGCCGCCGGGATAACCGAGTATCTGGCCAAACCAGTGACGAGAGAGGCCATGGACCGGATGCTTGACAAGCTTTTCGGCCAAGGGGCGGAAGGATAG